One Malaclemys terrapin pileata isolate rMalTer1 chromosome 21, rMalTer1.hap1, whole genome shotgun sequence DNA window includes the following coding sequences:
- the DEDD2 gene encoding DNA-binding death effector domain-containing protein 2 has product MAEMKRPVVSHPWEEEECLEYYGMVSLHHMFEVIGSQLTENDVAVLSFLLDETQPWTHPLDPRLWAVVEEDGAETPSPLLESWQRRSRRWQAPVEATGSLELVGERHQPRNGVELLLELERRGRCDETNFLQLLQLLRLLTRHDLLPYVTLKRQRTVSPERYTYGPSVTASDRQMDSCLGSASAETQPEQWETGSSSSKRKRVSRGRARASALGRRRGAKTVPALKQEPPSPTKVTCDIRLRVRAEFCQHEPVLRQNVLSNKQHRLERQFDIFGQSNTILKSRDLGSIICDIKFSELSYLDAFWSDYMNGSLLEALKGVFLTESLKDAVGQEAIRLLVNVDEDDYEEGRRLLLDSLGPQ; this is encoded by the exons ATGGCTGAGATGAAGCGGCCGGTCGTTTCCCACccttgggaggaggaggagtgcttGGAGTACTACGGCATGGTGTCCTTGCACCACATGTTCGAGGTGATCGGCTCCCAGCTGACCGAGAATGATGTGGCCgtgctctccttcctccttgaTGAGACCCAGCCCTGGACCCACCCGCTGGACCCCAGGCTGTGGGCTGTGGTGGAGGAGGATGGAGCAGAGACCCCCTCGCCTCTTCTGGAGAGCTGGCAAAGGAGGAGCCGGCGCTGGCAAGCTCCGGTGGAGGCAACTGGGAGCCTAGAGCTGGTGGGCGAGCGGCACCAGCCCAGGAACggggtggagctgctgctggagctggagaggagagggagatgTGATGAGACAAATTTCctgcagctcctgcagctcctgcggTTGCTGACCAGGCATGACCTGTTGCCTTACGTCACCCTGAAGAGGCAGCGGACAG TGTCCCCTGAGCGATACACCTACGGCCCGTCTGTGACAGCTTCCGACCGGCAGATGGACAGTTGCCTCGGCTCAGCCTCTGCAGAGACCCAGCCCGAGCAGTGGGAGACAG gctccagctccagcaAGAGGAAACGGGTGAGCAGAGGCAGGGCACGGGCCAGTGCCCTCGGCAGGCGGCGCGGAgccaagacagtccctgccctcaagCAGGAGCCCCCGTCCCCCACCAAAGTGACTTGTG aCATCCGGCTGCGGGTGCGTGCCGAATTCTGCCAGCACGAGCCGGTCCTGCGGCAGAACGTGCTGTCCAACAAGCAgcaccggctggagcgccagttCGACATCTTCGGCCAGTCCAACACCATCCTCAAGTCGCGCGACCTGGGTTCCATCATCTGCGACATCAAGTTCTCGGAGCTCTCCTACCTGGACGCCTTCTGGAGCGACTACATGAACGGCTCACTGCTGGAGGCCCTCAAGGGCGTCTTCCTCACCGAGTCCCTCAAGGACGCCGTGGGGCAGGAGGCCATCCGGCTGCTGGTCAACGTGGACGAGGATGACTATGAGGAGGGGCGCCGGCTGCTGCTGGACAGCCTCGGCCCCCAGTGA